ACATCTGCCCAGATGCCAGCAACTTGGCGTTCCAGGTAGGTAGACGGCCCTTTAAAGGCTGTTTCTGCAGCTTTTGGTTGGGATCGAGCAAGCTCTTGAATGGAGGCTAAATCCACTTTTCCATTGGGCAGTAAAGGAAATTCTTCCAATTGCAGCAAAAGGTCTGGGACCATAAATCGAGGAAGCTTTTCACGTAAAAAGCTGATCAATTCCCCTTCTTCCAACTTTTGGCCCGAAGTATACGCCAACATAAGTTGAGGATCCTTTTCATTGCTGACTAAAGCCACTGCCATTTGAACCTGTGGGAATTGCAGCGCCAATTCCTGTATTTCAGCCAACTCGATTCGATGACCCCGAATTTTTACCTGATTATCCTTTCTTCCCAGGTATTCTATCAAGCCGTCTTTCTGAATGCGAACAAGGTCTCCGGTTTTATAAATCCTATCCCAAACCTCTGAATAAGGGTTTTTTAGGAATTTTTCATCGGTTTCACTTTTTGACAAATAGCCTTTTGTCAACCCTGCCCCAGCAATGCAAAGTTCACCCGAAATCCCTACAGGACTTAACTCCTGTTGCTCATCTAGCACATATGCCAAGGCATTGGAAGTTGCCAGACCAATGGGCACTTTATGAAATGACTCACCGGCTTTTAGCTCTTGAACAGTACACCAAACCGTTCCTTCAGTAGGCCCATATTCATTAAAAAGCCTTGTTTTTGGCTGTTTTTCAAAATGTGATGGAATCAATTCATTGGGGAACTCCTCTCCTGCCAAAATCACCGTTTTAAGGGAATCCCATGAATTTTCACTCCCTTGAATCAATGCCTGATACAGAGAAGGCAGCATCAGGGTATGACTGATTTTCTCTCTACTTATAATAGAGTCAAGAGCTGAGGTATCCAAGGATTCATTTGCCTGAGAAATGACCAATTTTCCTCCAGTACACAGTGCCCAAAAAATCCCCGCAACAGAGCTATCAAATGAAAAGGAGGACAACAATAAAAAGGCCTCTGGAGACTCTTGATAATATGCTTTTCTAGCCGCAACAGAGGAATATAAATTTTGATGATTTACATAAACTCCTTTGGGTTTTTTCGTACTTCCAGAAGTGAAAATGAGATATGCTTTATGATCGAATGAATATTCCTTAAAAATTTGATTTTCAATTATTTGATTATAATCAAATGAATCTATTTCTAATGTTTTTACAAATTCTTTAATGGAAGTTTTGGAAGTCAGTAAGCCTCTATGGGAAAGCACATATTCCGCTCCTGATTCCTGTAAATATTGAAGAATTCTTTGATCTGGATATTCAGGATCCAAAGGCAAATAAGCGCCTCCAATTCTCATAATTGCTAGTAGAGAAACAAGGAAATCAACGGACCTTTCCATATAGATACCGATTGGTAACTCAGGGTCCACATGAAGCTTTTCTAGTTCCTTAGAAATGATCGTACTTCGATGGTCCAATTCCCCATAACTCAAGCGCTCTGCACCACAAACCACCGCAATTTGGTCTCTTTTACTCTGCAGGTTTTCAAGAATCTCTGTTAAAACCGTTCCCTCATTTTCGGGATGAAAATCCGGGCTTAACCCTGAAGTCAAAAAGCTTCTCTCCTCTTCTGAGATCAGAGAATACGAATTGATAGGCAAATCAGGATGATCACAAATCTCTTTGAGGAGGCTTGCAAAATGTTTATTCATGCGCTCCGCAAAGATGGAGGAGAACAAATCTTGGCTAAATTCTATCCCGATCTGATAAACTCCCTCTTTTAGCCCAAAATGATGTAATGTCAAGTCAAACTTGGATACATCTAAATCCAGAACTTCAAAATCAACAGGAATACCAAGATCCCGGAATGGGTTTTCCCCGCTTGAATGCCCTACAAACATCGCTTGAAAGATCGGATTATAGCTTTGATCTTTCATCTCTTTAGAAGCCATCACAAGTTCTTCATAGCTTGGCTTCTCTGAGGAAATAGCTTTTAAAACATCGTTTTTTATCTCCTTTAGCAGTTCGGGAAATGACTTTTGTTCATCCAAACTAGCCCCTATAACCTGAGTATCCACAAAATAGCCAACCATGGACTTAAACTCCTCCTTTTCTCGATAAAGAACAGGAATGCCCACGTTCACATCCTTACTTTTCCCATATCGGCCAAGTAAAACCTGGAAAGCGGCAAGAAATATATTGAAATCAGTGGTTTGGAATTTTTTCAGTAGACCTCCAATTTTTGGCGTAAGATCTTTTGGGAGCGAAAATCGAAGCAACTTACCCTGGTAACTGGGCGTAGCGGGCCTCGAATAATCCAATGGAAGGTCCAAAAAAGAGTCCATTAAATCCTGAGAAGGATGGATTGGAGCACTATCCTTTGGCTGTTCCTTTTGCCAATGAGTATAATCCGAATATTGTAAATCAGCCTTGTTTAACTCTAATTTTTGACTTTCCTCTTTGCCATTTAATTCCTTATAAAAAGCAGCAAAATCAGACCTCAAAATCCCTATAGACCAGGCATCTATAATAATATGATGAAAAGTTATGCCAATGGAATATCCCCCATTTTCCAATAGAAAAACTCCTATCCGAATTAAAGGGTCGGACTCCAGTCTAAAGGCTTTGCTGGCTAATTCCTTTTGTTTTTGTCTAGCTTCCTCTTCACTAACCTTTTGATCGTAGACCTGAAGGCTGAAACTATCCTTATCCCGGAAAACCATTACGGCTTCTTCCTCAAGGATAATGTAATTGCTGGCTAAAACACGGTGTTTATCAACTAAGTGGTCTAAGGCTTGGGTAAAAGTCTCCAAATGGAAAGCCCCTTCCTGAAATTTCCAGATTTCAAAGTAATTATATACTGGGCTTTCAGGATTTTTTTGGTAAACAAACCAAAGACGTTGCTGGGCAATCGATAAAGGATAATAGGAAGCCTGAGGAGCTTTTGGAATTTGCTCCTTGACTTGTTCATCAGCATCTTGATCGGCTTCATTAAAATTAAGCCACTGATCCAGAAGATCATCTGAATTTTCTTCCATAGTCTAAGCTACTAAAGGATTCCTTTTTCAAGCAACCAAGTATGAAGTTTCAAATCATATCCAAAAGCCCTTTCAATAATCCAATAAGTAGAAATTAACATCAACAAAATGGAGAATCCGACCAAGATGATGTTATATATTTTTAATCGACTTAAAAGGAAAAGGATTGGAAATGCAACAATGATGATTGCCAATTGACCGATTTCAACTCCAAAATTAAAGCCTACCAAAGAATACACGAGGTACTCCCCTCCTCTTGATTGCTCCGCTAAAACTGAGGCAAAACCAAAACCATGGAATAGTCCGAACACCAAAATAATTAGCCATTCGCGTTTATTGAGAAAAGGGACAATGTTATGGAAAGCTGCCATTGCAATAGATATAGCGATAATGGACTCAACTAGTCTAGAAGGCAAATTAATCACTTCTAATGCTGCCAAACTTAAGGTGACCGAGTGTGCCAATGTAAATATCGTAATGATCTTAACTACAGATAGAAAGGCGGCTTTAAAGCTAGATTCCGGAACGAAGTCCGTGTATTTTATTCCTAACCATCTCTTTTTTGGGTCATTCTTTGATCGGTAAATAATCACAGAAGGGATCAATAAGGCGATTAAAAACAAGATATGATCCAGACCAATCCAAATATGATAGATACCCGATTTGACCATGGCCATAAAACCTGTAAAGACAGATCCTTCTTCGATATTCAGGGTCTGAATAGGGTTAGATGTTCCATAAATCAAAGATGGAAGCGATTCATTAGCCAATACACCGGTTTTCCAATTCCGCTCTATATGCAGTAGAGACTCATGGTTATTACCTAGTTCGTTGACGAAAATCTGATCATAGATCTCTAATTCAGATGGAACTGGTTGCATATTGCTCATGGTAAAATTGAACAATAGAAAATCATCATCCTTTAAAGTAAGAAGATCTATGGTCTCGAAACTCAAAGCATGTTCGCCCAGATTTGAGCTAAATTTCAGATTTTTAACAATGTAGGAGACAATCGCTTGAACTTCCCGACTATTGGGTTCAGGGATTTCTCCCTGCGAAAAGGAATACCCCAGGACTTTTTCAATGTCACTCTTTTTCAACTCCACCCTACAATCCATTTCTCCCTCATAGATACTTAGGTATACATAGTTTTGATTGGGTTTGTGAGCGGATGCTTGGAATATTGAGAAGATGAAAAAAGCTAAGAATAAAAAACTAGCACGGTATATTTTGGTTCCATTCATAAGGTTGGGGTGAGTTTTTTTAACAAATTACATAACAATAACATGCTATCTATGTTTGAAGTATTGACTAAAAAAGTGAATCGGCAAGTCAATTCATAATTTTAACCCACTATTTACCTAAAGCATAAATGAATAAAAGTAAAGAAACGATCCTCATTGACAGTGACGCTATAATTCAGATTATCAGGAAAGTAGGGTTGAATAAAGTGATGGATGACTTAATTTTTAATCTGGAAGATTCATTAAAAAATTATTCAGAAAAAGAAACAGAAGTTCCTGTTCGATCTGGATTTAATTATAAAAAACCTTTTTTGGGATTGGTAGAATGGATGCCTGTGATGAAAAAAGGAGAAGAAATTATTATTAAAGTGGTGGGGTATCATCCTGAAAATCCCAAAAGATTCAAGCTTCCCACCATTCTTTCTACCATTTCATCATACGATGCTCACACTGGACATTTAAATTACCTCGTGGATGGAGTTTTGCTTACCGCGATTAGGACGGGAGCTTCCAGTGCTGTTGCCAGTAAAATGATGGCTAATAAGAATTCTAAAACCTTGGGGATCATTGGATGTGGAGCACAATCCATTACACAGATACATGCGATATCCCGATTATTTCCATTAGAAGAGATTTTGATTTATGATACCGATGAAGCCTCCATGAATAGTTTGGCAGAGCGGATCTCCCCTATCGATTTGGGAATTTCACCTAAGATCTCAAGTATTTCAGAAATCATGGAGAAAGCTGACATTTTGAGCACAGCTACTTCTATAGAACCAGAAAAAGGCCCTCTCTTCGATAGATTAAATTCAAAAACTCATTTACATATTAATGCTGTGGGAGCTGATTTCCCTGGAAAATTTGAACTCCCAAAGTCTCTACTCCAAAAAGCCCATGTTTGTCCTGATTTTCTGGAGCAAGCGGTAGTAGAAGGTGAATGTCAGCAATTAGAACCCACAGACATCGGTCCTTCCTGGATTGATTTGATTCATGATGAGCAACTGATGAGCAAGTACCAATCAAGTTTGAGTGTATTTGATTCTACAGGTTGGGCTCTGGAAGATCAAGTGGTTGCAAGCTTATTTGCAAAATATGCTGAGGAATTAAACCTAGGGACTAAAATGAACATAGAGTCCTATTCCACTGATGAAAAAAATCCATACGGGATGATCCATCAATTAATAGCTGATTCTCAATAAGAAAATATTTTAAGATTTTTTCAAACAAAAAAGCCTTCTGAGAAGTAAGGTTTCATGATAAAATTAAAATTTAAGTAATCTAGTTTTCTAGACCCCAACTAAATAACCATGGTCAAAAAATTACTCTCTACTTTTTTTATAACACTCCTTTTTTCCAGCTATATACAGGCTCAAGCTTTAAAAGGTAGAATTTTGGATACTTCAGGTTCCCCTATCATTGGTGCCTATATTATTCATACGACTTCAGAGCATCATGCTCATACGAATGAATCTGGGTACTTTGTTTTACCAGAAGTAACCAAAGGAGACTCGCTTCAAATCAGCCATGTCGGTTATGAAACTCAAGCTTATATAGTAGATAATCTTTCAAAAGAAGTTACCATTCGATTAAAAGAATCTGCCATTGAACTTGGAGAGGTCATCTTTAGCCAAGATGTGAACCCAGTGAGTACACTTTCAAGAATTGACCTTAAAACCAATCCAGTAAATACTTCTCAGGATATTTTAAGAAAAGTACCTGGGCTTTTTATAGGCCAACATGCAGGAGGTGGTAAAGCTGAACAGATTTTCTTAAGAGGTTTTGATATTGATCACGGTACAGATATCAATATTTCCGTAGATGGGATGCCTGTCAATATGGTATCGCACGCTCATGGTCAGGGTTACTCTGATTTACACTTTATTATCCCTGAGACAGTTGAGAGAATAGATTTTGACAAAGGTCCTTACAATGCTGACAAGGGTAATTTTGCCACAGCAGGATATGTGAATTTCCAGACTAAAAGAGGTTTGGATAAAAGTTCGGTTTCTGTGCAGGGAGGTAGCTTTAACAGTATAAGAACGGTAGGTCTTTTTAACCTAGTAAACAAAGTAAATAACAATGCTTATATCGCTGCCGAATATTTATCCAGCGATGGCCCATTTGAATCCAGTCAGAATTTCAACAGATTAAATTTGATGGGTCGATATGGTGTCACCTTTGATGACGGAAGTGATTTTAGCTTAATCGCTTCACATTTTACAAGTAAATGGGATGCCTCAGGGCAAATCCCCGTTCGAGCGGTAGAAAGTGGTCAAATCACGAATTTTGGTGCCTTAGATGATACCGAAGGTGGTTATACAAGTAGAAGTAATATTGCTTTGAATCATTCCAAAATGATCAATGATAGACTCTTCATTAAGAACAATGCCTATTTCTCCAAGTATGATTTTGAACTGTTTTCAAACTTCACCTTTTTCTTAGAAGACTCCGTCAATGGGGATCAAATCAGACAAAGGGAAGATCGTGCCTTATTTGGCCTGGAGAGTCAATTAACCTACAGCAATACCTTTAGTGGTGGAGATTATGCTTTGCAGTTTGGCGTTGGATTAAGATCAGATGACAGCAGAGGAAATGAACTCGCCGGGACTAAAAACAGAGATAGCGTTCGCTTTGTAACCCAAAGAGGAGATATTACCGAGGCGAATTATTACAGTTATGTAAATTTTGACTTATTTATAAATAAATGGAGAATTAATCCAGGCTTGAGAGTGGATTACTTTAACTTCCTTTATCAAGATGATTTGACTCCAGAATATGATCCAAAATCTCTAAATGCAGCTGTATTAAGTCCAAAGTTGAACTTTATTTACACTGCAAATGAGAAGGTTCAGCTCTTCTTGAAATCAGGAATTGGATTTCACTCCAATGATACTAGAGTGGTCTTAGAGAGACCAAATAATGAATCCATCCTTCCAAGAGGTTTTGGAGTTGATGTGGGTGGTAATTTTAAACTGATGCCGAGATTGATTGTAAACACTGCGCTTTGGTATCTAAGACTAGAGCAAGAGTTTGTTTATGTGGGAGATGCTGGTATTGTGGAGCCAAGTGGAAAAACCGGCAGAAGAGGTGTAGATTTAGGTTTGCGTTGGCAGGCAAGCAACTGGTTGTATTTTGATGGTGACTTCACTTATTCTTATGCCAGAAGCTTAGAAGATCCAGAAGGAAATAACTTTATTCCTTTGGCACCTAGAATCACTACTACTGGAGGATTAAGTTTAGAAAAAGACGGTTTTGCCGGTGCACTTAGAGCAAGGTATTTACAAGATCGACCAGCCAATGAAGACAATAGCGTAATTGCTGAAGGGTACACAGTTGTGGATTTAAATGCCAGTTATACATTTAATGCCATCACTGTTGGATTCTTTATTGAAAACTTATTGGATACGGATTGGAAAGAAACCCAATTTGATACAGAGTCAAGAATCCGATTGGCAGATGGAAGTCTTGAACCAAGTCCTGTAAGTGAAATTCATTTCACTCCTGGAACACCCTTCAACTTCAGAGGTTTTGTGAAGTTCACGTTTTAATAAAATGAATTTTAGCTGGAGCAAGGAACAATTAGAATTAAAGAAGAAAGCCATTGAGTTTTCTGAAACTCATCTAAATCAGGATGTTTCCGAGAAAGATCGTGGTAATATTTTCCCTTTAGAAGAATGGAAAAAATGTGCTGAATTTGGGGTTTTAGGTTGGCCTTTTAGCAAGTCTTATGGAGGAAGTGGTTTTGATCCGCTGACTACCGTGCTCATGCTAGAAGGTTTAGGCTATGGATGTAAAGACAATGGCCTCCCCTTTTCGCTCAACTCTCAATTGTGGAGCACACAAATGGCTATCAATGCTTTTGGAACTGAAGATCAGAAGAATAAGTATCTCAAAAAACTAATATCAGGTACCATTGGAGCCTTTGGAATAACTGAAGAAGGCTCAGGTTCCGACACTTATGCTTTGGAGATGACAGCTGATAAAGTGGAAGGCGGCTATATTTTAACTGGGGAAAAGCATTACATCACCCTCGCTCCCATTTGCGAAATAGCAGTTGTCTTTGCCACTACTAATGCCAAATTGGGCAAATGGGGTATTACAGCATTTATTGTTGATAATACCATGGAGGGCTTTACAGTAAGCGAGGTCCGCGACAAAGTTGGAATGCGAACCACTCCCATGGGCAACCTCTATTTCAAAAACTGCTTTGTTCCCGATGAAAATAGATTGGGCAGAGAGGGTTCAGGTTTGAGTTTGTTTAGCTCTGCCATGGAATCCGAACGAGGATACATCTTTGCCAGTCAAATTGGGAGAATGGAAAAGCAATTGGAACTGTCCATTGATTATGCAAATAATCGGCAGTCATTTGGTCAAAGTATTGGCAAAAACCAATCTATATCCAACCGTATAGCCAACATGAGGCTTCGACTGGAAACTTCAAAAATGCATTTGTATAAGGTGGCTTATCTTGACCATAGTGATTTACCCTTAATGAAGGAAGCAGCGATGGCTAAATTATATATTAGTGAAGCTTTTGTGGAATCCAGCTTGGATTTTATCCGGATTTTTGGAGCCAAAGGGGTGGTTACAGAATATGAAGTAGAGCGAGATTTACGTGATGGCTTGGGTGGATTAATCTATTCTGGCACATCCGATATCCAAAGAAATATCATCGCCAAACTGGATGGGTTATTATGAATTCAAAAACTCAAATACTGAGCGAACTCCTATCTGCCGGTGCAAAAGCAAGTCCGGAGAAGATTGCTTTTAAGTGTGCTGAAGGGCAAATTACTTATCAGGAGTTAGATCAGAAGAGTAATCAACTTGCCAATTGGCTTGTTTCCCAAAATGTTAAACAGGGGGAACGAATAGGCATTTTGATAGAGAAAAACATAGTTACTTCCTTTGCCATTTATGGTGTGTTAAAAGCAGGTGCCGTATTGGTGGCTTTAGATCCCAGTCAACCTGCGGAGAAACTCGACGCCATTATTCAAGATTGTGGCATAAAGGTGTTACTCACCATTCCAACACATCAGAGAAAAGTTGATCAAATGGCAACTGATGAGTTAATCATTTTAGGTTCTCAATCAGGGATCAATTGGAATACTGTTTTTCAAGAGGCAGATGACTCCCCATTAGATTTAGATATCAAACCTTCGGATCTGGCTTATATTTTATATACTTCAGGCTCTACAGGTGAACCCAAAGGGATCGTTCATACCCACGCAAGCGGGATGGCTTATGCAAGACAATCAGCCTTGCTCTATGAAGTTACTCCTGATGATGTGATTGGAAATGTGGCCTCCTTGCATTTTGATCAAAGCACATTTGGCTATTTCTCCGCGATTTATGCAGGTTGTACCACTTATGTTTTTGGCACCAGTGAACTGATCATGCTGGGAAGTTTTTGCGAAGCAATAAAAGCAAATGAAATCAGCATTTTATACTCAGTCCCTTCTCTTTTCATCTCATTGATTCAAGGAAATTTCGATCTTGATTTCCCTAAGCTCAGATGGATCAAATATGGAGGCGAAGTCTTTCCTTCTGGAAAGTTAAATGAGTTAATCAAGAAAATACCAAGCGCTAAAATTTCCAATGTATATGGTCCTGCAGAAGTAAATCAGTGTACTTATTACACGATTACTGAGCCAGTCAACCCAGAAAAAGAAATACCCATCGGTCAGGTTTGGAGCAATACAAACTATTTGATTCTAGACTCTGAAAACCAGCATGTAAACCCAGGAGAACAGGGCGAGTTATTAGTACACTCTTCCACTATGATGTCAGGCTATTGGAATAATGATTTTCTTAACGAAAAAGCATTTTTCTATGATATTCAAGAAGGAAAGGAAACCAAGTATTATAGGACTGGAGATTATGTCTATTTAAATGAGGACGATGAATTGGTTTTTGTAGGTAGAATGGATCGACAAGTGAAGATTAGTGGACATAGAGTAGAAATGGGGGCAATCGAGCAAGTGATACTTAGGCTTCCAGAGGTAAAAAACGTAGCTGTTTTTACCTGCCAGCCTAATGGAACAAGAGAGCTTTGCGCAGCAATAGTCCCTAAAAATAGTACCTTGGATATGGATGAAATAAGAAAGAAGCTTTTGAATTTATTACCCAAAACGAGCATTCCGAGAAATTTCTTCGAAGTTCAATCTCTGCCACATTCAGTGAATGGAAAAGTACACTATCTTAAGCTCGAGAAGCAGTTTTCTAATTAATTATAAGGAAAATCTATTATGCTAAATAAGGATCAAATCGATGCGTATCAAGAGCAAGGCTATTTACATCTAACTAGTTGGTTACAAGGTGATGCATTGGTTCAGATCAAGGAAGCGATTGAAAAAATAGAAAAACTGGATGGTCCAGAGTTTTTTCGGGAAAAGAATTCACAGAAAATCAGGACAGTTTTTGCTCCTGAAAAATTTGATGCCTCAATTCTTGAGTTGCTTGAAAAATCCTCTTTGCCTATCCTAATTAGTCAATTGCTAAATACTGAATTTTACCTTTTCCAATCCAAACTAAATACAAAGAGTAGCTTGGAGTCTGGGGTTTGGAGCTGGCATCAGGATTTTAAGTTCTGGAAAGAAGATGGGATGATTGCTCCCAATGCCTTAACTGTTGCAATTTTATTGTCGGATGTGGAGGTAGCAAATGGTCCTGTTTTGGCGATCCCCTCTTCCCACAAGGAAGGTGAAGTTGAATCTTACCTGAATAATCCGGATGGAGTGCATGATGAGAACTTGAAATACATGATCACCCAAAGTACCTTGGCCAAAATGGTAAAAAAACATAGTCCAATTATACCTTTTACTGGAAAAGCGGGCGATGTTCACATCTTCCATTGTAATCTATTGCATAGCTCTTACCAAAATATGGGTGTGGAAGACAGAAAACTCCTGATGTTTACTTTCAACCCAACAGATAATATTAAAGAAGTCACTGAGCCGCGACCTGATTATATGGTCAAAAGAAACCGAACCGCATTAAATCCAAATTAATGGTTGAAGAAATTACCAATTATATCAATAAGGAAATAAATATCCTTGTCACCCAAGAGGAGGAATTACTTAGCAGTGGATTGATAGATAGTATCACTATTATGAAGCTTATTGCTCACCTAGAGGAAGCATATGAAATAAAAGTACCGCCTCAAGATATGGTCATTGAAAATTTCAATTCAGTATCCTCCATATCAGAATATATTGCTCAACAGCAGAATAAATAATTCAAGTTTGCAAGCATCAAAAAGCACCATTTCCAGCCTTACTGGGAGTCAACAGAGTATTTGGGCAAGTCATAAAATCGATCCCCACTCCACTTCCAATTACTTACCACATACTTTCAAATTGAGAGGTGAAATTGATATCTATGCTTTTGAGCAAGCTTTCAATAAGCTTATCTCCAATAACGATTCCCTAAGAACAATTTTTCAGGAAAATGAAGAGCTGGAAGTGGAGCAAATTGTGTTGCAGGAAATGGATTTCACCCTGGAATCAATACACGTTTCAGAAACTGAGGTAAATTCTTTTATTGATCATAGAATACTTCAGCCCATAGATCTTCATCAAAGATGTTTTGATTCCACCCTGATAAAGCTCGGTGAAGAGCATTTCATCTGGTACTTAAGCGTACATCATATTTTAGCGGATGCTGCCTCTATAAAAATTCTCTTTGAAGAAATGGCCAAACTCTATCAGGCTGAGTTAAGCCATCAAAAGATTGAATTTGAAAAAAAATCAAGTTTTGAAAAATACAGAGAGTTTGAGTTAGAGAAGCGAAATTCTAAAAACACGCCTTCAGCTGAATACTGGAAGTCCAAAGGTCAAATACCTGATAAAAAATTAGCTCTTTACGGGAATGAAAAATCTTCAAAGTCTAAAGCAAGAAGGGTCAAAATTCCTATTGATAGAGCATTAAAGGATTCATTAGACGAAAAGCTGAATACTGGAGGGTATCGCTCCTTTAACCCAGATCTTACCAAGTTTACGATTTGGTCCACGCTCTTCGCTGCCTTTATTTCCAGAATTTCCGGTGAATCAAATATTCGATTGGGAAGCCCCTTCCCTAACCGAAATCTGAGTGACTTTAAAAATACAACCGGCCTTTTGATAGAAGTGCTACCCTTTGATATTCAGGTAACTAGTGAAGATACTTTTCAGAGTCTATTTGGAAAGGTTAGGCTTGAACTTTTCGATTTTTTTAAAAACGGATACCCAGGCGCTCAAACAATGGAAAATGCCAGAGGAATTCACTTGGTGGTAAATTACATTCCCATTTGTT
Above is a window of Algoriphagus machipongonensis DNA encoding:
- a CDS encoding ornithine cyclodeaminase family protein; amino-acid sequence: MNKSKETILIDSDAIIQIIRKVGLNKVMDDLIFNLEDSLKNYSEKETEVPVRSGFNYKKPFLGLVEWMPVMKKGEEIIIKVVGYHPENPKRFKLPTILSTISSYDAHTGHLNYLVDGVLLTAIRTGASSAVASKMMANKNSKTLGIIGCGAQSITQIHAISRLFPLEEILIYDTDEASMNSLAERISPIDLGISPKISSISEIMEKADILSTATSIEPEKGPLFDRLNSKTHLHINAVGADFPGKFELPKSLLQKAHVCPDFLEQAVVEGECQQLEPTDIGPSWIDLIHDEQLMSKYQSSLSVFDSTGWALEDQVVASLFAKYAEELNLGTKMNIESYSTDEKNPYGMIHQLIADSQ
- a CDS encoding TonB-dependent receptor, with the translated sequence MVKKLLSTFFITLLFSSYIQAQALKGRILDTSGSPIIGAYIIHTTSEHHAHTNESGYFVLPEVTKGDSLQISHVGYETQAYIVDNLSKEVTIRLKESAIELGEVIFSQDVNPVSTLSRIDLKTNPVNTSQDILRKVPGLFIGQHAGGGKAEQIFLRGFDIDHGTDINISVDGMPVNMVSHAHGQGYSDLHFIIPETVERIDFDKGPYNADKGNFATAGYVNFQTKRGLDKSSVSVQGGSFNSIRTVGLFNLVNKVNNNAYIAAEYLSSDGPFESSQNFNRLNLMGRYGVTFDDGSDFSLIASHFTSKWDASGQIPVRAVESGQITNFGALDDTEGGYTSRSNIALNHSKMINDRLFIKNNAYFSKYDFELFSNFTFFLEDSVNGDQIRQREDRALFGLESQLTYSNTFSGGDYALQFGVGLRSDDSRGNELAGTKNRDSVRFVTQRGDITEANYYSYVNFDLFINKWRINPGLRVDYFNFLYQDDLTPEYDPKSLNAAVLSPKLNFIYTANEKVQLFLKSGIGFHSNDTRVVLERPNNESILPRGFGVDVGGNFKLMPRLIVNTALWYLRLEQEFVYVGDAGIVEPSGKTGRRGVDLGLRWQASNWLYFDGDFTYSYARSLEDPEGNNFIPLAPRITTTGGLSLEKDGFAGALRARYLQDRPANEDNSVIAEGYTVVDLNASYTFNAITVGFFIENLLDTDWKETQFDTESRIRLADGSLEPSPVSEIHFTPGTPFNFRGFVKFTF
- a CDS encoding HupE/UreJ family protein, with the translated sequence MNGTKIYRASFLFLAFFIFSIFQASAHKPNQNYVYLSIYEGEMDCRVELKKSDIEKVLGYSFSQGEIPEPNSREVQAIVSYIVKNLKFSSNLGEHALSFETIDLLTLKDDDFLLFNFTMSNMQPVPSELEIYDQIFVNELGNNHESLLHIERNWKTGVLANESLPSLIYGTSNPIQTLNIEEGSVFTGFMAMVKSGIYHIWIGLDHILFLIALLIPSVIIYRSKNDPKKRWLGIKYTDFVPESSFKAAFLSVVKIITIFTLAHSVTLSLAALEVINLPSRLVESIIAISIAMAAFHNIVPFLNKREWLIILVFGLFHGFGFASVLAEQSRGGEYLVYSLVGFNFGVEIGQLAIIIVAFPILFLLSRLKIYNIILVGFSILLMLISTYWIIERAFGYDLKLHTWLLEKGIL
- a CDS encoding non-ribosomal peptide synthetase — protein: MEENSDDLLDQWLNFNEADQDADEQVKEQIPKAPQASYYPLSIAQQRLWFVYQKNPESPVYNYFEIWKFQEGAFHLETFTQALDHLVDKHRVLASNYIILEEEAVMVFRDKDSFSLQVYDQKVSEEEARQKQKELASKAFRLESDPLIRIGVFLLENGGYSIGITFHHIIIDAWSIGILRSDFAAFYKELNGKEESQKLELNKADLQYSDYTHWQKEQPKDSAPIHPSQDLMDSFLDLPLDYSRPATPSYQGKLLRFSLPKDLTPKIGGLLKKFQTTDFNIFLAAFQVLLGRYGKSKDVNVGIPVLYREKEEFKSMVGYFVDTQVIGASLDEQKSFPELLKEIKNDVLKAISSEKPSYEELVMASKEMKDQSYNPIFQAMFVGHSSGENPFRDLGIPVDFEVLDLDVSKFDLTLHHFGLKEGVYQIGIEFSQDLFSSIFAERMNKHFASLLKEICDHPDLPINSYSLISEEERSFLTSGLSPDFHPENEGTVLTEILENLQSKRDQIAVVCGAERLSYGELDHRSTIISKELEKLHVDPELPIGIYMERSVDFLVSLLAIMRIGGAYLPLDPEYPDQRILQYLQESGAEYVLSHRGLLTSKTSIKEFVKTLEIDSFDYNQIIENQIFKEYSFDHKAYLIFTSGSTKKPKGVYVNHQNLYSSVAARKAYYQESPEAFLLLSSFSFDSSVAGIFWALCTGGKLVISQANESLDTSALDSIISREKISHTLMLPSLYQALIQGSENSWDSLKTVILAGEEFPNELIPSHFEKQPKTRLFNEYGPTEGTVWCTVQELKAGESFHKVPIGLATSNALAYVLDEQQELSPVGISGELCIAGAGLTKGYLSKSETDEKFLKNPYSEVWDRIYKTGDLVRIQKDGLIEYLGRKDNQVKIRGHRIELAEIQELALQFPQVQMAVALVSNEKDPQLMLAYTSGQKLEEGELISFLREKLPRFMVPDLLLQLEEFPLLPNGKVDLASIQELARSQPKAAETAFKGPSTYLERQVAGIWADVMGVEEVPVNRDFNELGGNSLQSIRIISRCRNIGIKVTPAQFLRYSTVESLVKSLHHEEYARPENLLELEVLKIWEKYLGQKLIGVKDSFQKNGGAEYEWKLVEKELNDSYEFQKPIQLSDSIQEISEKVVNKKGLVELGSKPIKRIIPVKTTGDKLPVFCIHSEFYYETVYSQLTRHLPAEYPVYGVLSVSPELVKDSVPENIGEIADLCLEEIRLIQGKGPYRILSYSIGNVVAFELAKKLKQQGEKVNLVMIDPPLFFDKSRVFGKGGYRKLFKYLDYWNKPSVLVNKLIKKVKKDKNQPVLIKDTGLLKKYLLAYKPEKIDCETLLITTPREYKHAFGWEPLVNIVDREEILGPHLKLIREPYTGQMNAAIARNLKRWDLEMD